A portion of the Verrucomicrobiia bacterium genome contains these proteins:
- the nuoL gene encoding NADH-quinone oxidoreductase subunit L, which yields MNEARYIDELVRQQWLIPFFPLVAAAIQSLLKRPHRKLSATLTIGAMGLSCVFALRAFFATLGSGEHTEVQRAIWNFTWFKFGNTSLDLGLILDPLTAGMAAMVSFVGFWIFVNATGYMHDDENFTRFFCFLSLFAASMLGLVISNNLLLLFMCWELVGLCSYLLIGFWYFKPSAAAAMKKAFITTRIGDVGFFLGILMLYWKTGTLNLYAADGTGALQQAGSLAHLAGWWGLSAASTIAFLLFIGAMGKSAQFPLHVWLPDAMEGPTPVSALIHAATMVAAGVFMVGRMYPLFTAEPGAWVMDFVMWIGCFTAVFSATIAVAQFDIKRVLAYSTCSQLGFMVMALGAGSLPAGQFHLLTHAFFKALLFLGSGCVIIGTHHEQDMRKMGGLKKYMPITFWCYLVGMLALAGVPPFAGFFSKDEVLLATFQRNKYAWGLATFAAFLTAFYMTRQMFMVFAGKWRGGEGDHGHGHHDAHEDHGHGHHGEPHEVPWNMWLPIAVLSVFAIGLGFFSHKFGSYLGVEESEALGGKPIVMGLSIAVGLLGIFFGWVVYGRKTMEHASEPDPLAAMPAGLFTFLNRKWYIDELYEATIFRFTAACATFFRFFDKFVVDGTLHAISWIAWGISQVFLWGGDELFINNGFDSGCESVRSGGKILAKLQSGRVQNYFRVLSLGAAILLLIYFYS from the coding sequence ATGAACGAAGCCCGGTACATCGACGAATTGGTTAGGCAACAGTGGTTGATTCCATTTTTTCCACTGGTGGCCGCCGCTATCCAATCTTTACTGAAGCGCCCCCATCGGAAGCTCTCGGCGACCCTGACGATCGGCGCGATGGGTTTGTCCTGCGTTTTTGCGTTGCGCGCCTTTTTCGCCACACTCGGTAGTGGTGAGCACACGGAAGTCCAGCGGGCGATTTGGAATTTCACCTGGTTTAAGTTTGGCAATACGAGTCTTGATCTAGGGCTCATCCTCGATCCGTTGACGGCAGGCATGGCAGCTATGGTGTCATTCGTCGGGTTCTGGATTTTCGTCAACGCAACCGGTTATATGCACGACGACGAGAACTTTACCCGGTTCTTCTGTTTCCTGTCATTGTTTGCCGCCTCGATGCTTGGCTTGGTCATCTCGAACAACCTGCTCCTCTTGTTCATGTGCTGGGAACTGGTCGGCCTGTGCAGCTATCTGCTCATTGGTTTTTGGTATTTCAAGCCATCGGCGGCCGCCGCGATGAAGAAGGCGTTCATCACCACGCGCATTGGCGACGTGGGGTTCTTCCTCGGTATCCTGATGCTGTACTGGAAGACGGGAACATTGAATCTATACGCGGCAGACGGCACCGGGGCGCTGCAGCAGGCCGGTAGCCTGGCTCACCTGGCAGGCTGGTGGGGTTTGTCTGCAGCAAGCACGATTGCCTTCCTGCTTTTCATTGGCGCGATGGGCAAGAGCGCGCAATTTCCGTTGCACGTGTGGTTGCCCGACGCGATGGAAGGCCCGACACCGGTAAGCGCGCTGATCCATGCCGCGACGATGGTGGCGGCAGGCGTGTTCATGGTGGGTCGCATGTACCCGCTTTTCACGGCAGAACCGGGCGCCTGGGTAATGGACTTCGTGATGTGGATCGGTTGTTTCACGGCGGTGTTTTCGGCGACGATAGCCGTCGCGCAGTTCGATATCAAACGGGTCCTGGCGTATTCGACCTGTTCGCAGCTCGGGTTCATGGTGATGGCGTTGGGAGCGGGCAGTCTCCCCGCCGGACAATTCCACCTGCTGACGCATGCGTTTTTCAAGGCGCTGCTCTTCCTGGGTTCGGGCTGCGTAATTATCGGGACGCACCACGAACAGGACATGCGCAAGATGGGCGGGCTCAAGAAGTATATGCCCATTACCTTCTGGTGTTATCTCGTCGGCATGCTGGCGTTGGCGGGTGTCCCACCCTTTGCGGGGTTCTTCTCGAAAGATGAGGTGTTGCTAGCGACCTTCCAACGCAACAAGTACGCGTGGGGCCTGGCGACGTTTGCGGCATTCCTGACCGCCTTCTATATGACGCGGCAAATGTTCATGGTTTTTGCAGGCAAATGGCGCGGCGGAGAAGGTGACCATGGCCATGGCCACCACGACGCACACGAGGATCACGGACATGGCCATCACGGCGAACCGCACGAAGTGCCCTGGAATATGTGGCTGCCCATTGCCGTGTTGAGCGTATTCGCCATCGGGCTGGGCTTTTTCAGCCACAAATTTGGGAGTTATCTTGGAGTCGAGGAGAGCGAAGCTCTCGGCGGTAAACCCATAGTTATGGGCTTGTCGATCGCCGTCGGATTGTTGGGCATTTTCTTCGGGTGGGTGGTGTACGGGCGCAAGACGATGGAGCACGCTTCCGAGCCAGACCCGCTCGCGGCGATGCCGGCCGGATTGTTCACCTTTCTCAACCGCAAGTGGTACATCGACGAATTGTACGAAGCGACCATTTTCAGGTTCACCGCAGCGTGCGCCACGTTCTTCCGTTTCTTCGACAAATTTGTGGTCGATGGAACGTTGCATGCGATCTCCTGGATCGCGTGGGGCATCTCGCAGGTTTTCCTCTGGGGCGGAGATGAACTCTTCATCAACAACGGCTTTGATTCCGGTTGTGAGAGTGTCCGCTCGGGAGGAAAGATCCTGGCGAAACTGCAAAGCGGTCGCGTGCAGAATTATTTCCGTGTGTTGAGTCTCGGGGCGGCGATCCTGTTGCTGATCTACTTCTACTCATGA
- the nuoK gene encoding NADH-quinone oxidoreductase subunit NuoK, which produces MTVSLAHYLMLSAFLFAIGLCGALSRKNAIIVLMGIEIMFNAGILNFVAFWHYKYFASLTAQMFAIFAISIAAAESAIGLALVIAVYRHYQSIDVDEMRSLKG; this is translated from the coding sequence ATGACTGTCTCCCTGGCCCATTACCTGATGCTCTCGGCGTTTCTCTTCGCCATCGGTTTGTGCGGCGCGCTGTCGCGCAAGAACGCGATCATCGTGCTGATGGGCATCGAAATCATGTTCAATGCGGGCATCCTGAACTTTGTCGCTTTCTGGCACTACAAGTATTTCGCGTCGCTGACCGCGCAGATGTTTGCCATCTTCGCGATTTCCATCGCCGCGGCGGAGTCGGCCATCGGCCTGGCGCTGGTGATTGCCGTGTATCGTCACTACCAGTCGATCGATGTTGATGAGATGAGGAGCTTGAAGGGGTAG
- a CDS encoding NADH-quinone oxidoreductase subunit J → MEIAFWILSAITVIGAILAITMRNLVHCVLSLILFFLGIAGHYLLLRADFLFAVQVLIYIGAVAVLILFAIMLTRHVTGTEGPREVLGGKWWAGMGTAVIIAGLLWAIIGKDPLTSILPVGTASTSIAEIGRAFVADWLVPLEAMAVLLTAALIGAVVIALEEVIRKR, encoded by the coding sequence ATGGAAATCGCCTTCTGGATCCTTTCCGCAATCACAGTCATCGGCGCCATCCTGGCGATTACGATGCGCAATCTCGTGCATTGCGTCTTGTCGCTGATCCTGTTCTTCCTCGGCATTGCGGGACACTACCTCCTCTTGCGCGCGGACTTTCTCTTTGCGGTGCAGGTGCTCATTTATATTGGCGCGGTTGCCGTGCTGATTCTGTTCGCCATCATGTTGACACGCCACGTCACCGGCACGGAAGGTCCGCGCGAGGTGCTCGGCGGTAAATGGTGGGCGGGCATGGGCACCGCGGTCATTATCGCCGGCTTGCTGTGGGCGATCATCGGCAAAGATCCGCTTACCTCGATATTGCCGGTGGGTACGGCCAGTACCTCCATCGCGGAAATCGGCAGGGCGTTCGTCGCGGACTGGCTTGTGCCATTGGAGGCGATGGCGGTGCTGTTGACGGCGGCATTGATCGGCGCGGTGGTTATCGCCCTGGAGGAGGTCATTCGTAAGCGATGA
- the nuoH gene encoding NADH-quinone oxidoreductase subunit NuoH produces the protein MDQVYKVAPQLLKLLSYLLGWLPWIGKPIAGFLSNPPEWFIWAVAIAVPILFVVAVFPGIFAYTTLVERKALGRIQNRIGPNRVGRWGILQPIADGVKLLTKEDIVPRSSDKFVHFLAPVIAVIPSVLLFAVVPVGAGLVPVDLNIGILFAFAISTASVLALFMGGWASRNKFSLLGAMRAVAQVVSYEVPMVLAAVAVVMAAGSLSTLAIAKAQSGGILNVSHWFVFRPWGFVGFALFTIGAMAESARTPFDIPEAESEIIAGYHTEYSGFKFALFQLGEYLASIAMAGITVTMFLGGYNGPGSGPGVLGGLISMFWFFTKLGGMIVLTIWIRGTWPRVRVDQLMSFAWKVLLPMSIVNIIAVAMWHYITVRYIAWIVTTLWLVLWFVTLSKLAASETIEKREYRYAS, from the coding sequence ATGGATCAGGTTTACAAAGTCGCACCACAATTATTGAAGCTTTTGTCGTACCTGCTGGGGTGGTTGCCCTGGATCGGGAAGCCCATCGCCGGTTTTCTTTCCAATCCGCCGGAATGGTTCATCTGGGCGGTCGCGATCGCGGTTCCCATCCTCTTTGTCGTTGCCGTGTTCCCCGGCATCTTCGCCTACACCACGCTGGTTGAACGCAAGGCACTCGGTCGGATCCAAAACCGCATCGGCCCGAACCGCGTTGGTCGCTGGGGCATCCTCCAACCAATCGCGGATGGCGTAAAGCTGCTGACCAAGGAAGATATTGTCCCGCGGAGTTCCGATAAGTTCGTCCACTTTCTCGCCCCGGTCATTGCGGTAATCCCGTCTGTACTGCTTTTCGCGGTGGTACCGGTTGGCGCGGGACTCGTTCCGGTCGATCTCAACATCGGCATACTGTTCGCGTTCGCCATCAGTACGGCCAGTGTACTGGCGCTTTTCATGGGTGGTTGGGCGTCACGCAACAAGTTCTCGCTGCTGGGTGCGATGCGTGCGGTGGCGCAGGTTGTTTCCTACGAAGTTCCCATGGTGCTGGCAGCCGTGGCGGTGGTGATGGCGGCAGGCTCGCTTTCCACGCTGGCCATTGCCAAAGCACAGAGCGGGGGAATCCTCAACGTCTCGCACTGGTTCGTGTTCCGTCCGTGGGGATTTGTTGGGTTCGCTCTTTTCACGATTGGAGCGATGGCGGAGTCAGCCCGCACGCCGTTTGACATTCCCGAGGCGGAATCGGAGATCATCGCGGGTTATCATACCGAGTATAGCGGCTTCAAGTTCGCGCTCTTTCAACTCGGCGAATACCTCGCGTCCATTGCGATGGCGGGCATCACGGTGACGATGTTCCTCGGCGGCTACAACGGTCCCGGCAGTGGCCCCGGTGTCCTGGGTGGCTTGATTTCCATGTTTTGGTTCTTTACCAAGCTGGGAGGCATGATTGTGTTGACGATTTGGATTCGCGGCACCTGGCCGCGCGTGCGCGTCGACCAGTTGATGAGCTTTGCGTGGAAGGTCCTGCTGCCGATGTCGATCGTCAATATTATTGCCGTCGCGATGTGGCATTATATAACCGTGCGGTACATCGCGTGGATCGTGACCACCCTCTGGCTTGTTCTCTGGTTTGTCACCCTCTCCAAACTCGCGGCTTCCGAGACAATCGAGAAACGGGAATACCGGTACGCCTCCTGA
- a CDS encoding 4Fe-4S dicluster domain-containing protein has product MGFIGKGLFEGMVVTARNFVGSYFDKERLVTVQYPEERVQVPENSRTFPFLVFDKDSDPIASMRCVACKICEVECPPQCIYIVMDRDEKGKPQQRPKVFDIDISVCMQCQICVEVCPFDAIKMDNNYEKSQYGRFDELVEHLPELLKSNEFYNKIKPTEASAVDAKLKAEAEKKAKKAAPAGAKPAAPAPKPAAPVAPKPAATAAPTARVAIPDDAPFTPEQRQWLSGYLAAVAGSGGAGVAPAAAAPATEGPVAQAAEAAPATEAAPAAEAPAGGWPWHDPGLGMQQRLDLAKDTPIADKLMAAMAQTDCHACGYDCRGYADAIATGAETDLSLCLPGEAETANMLKKLMQEAGKL; this is encoded by the coding sequence ATGGGCTTCATTGGGAAAGGTTTGTTCGAGGGCATGGTCGTGACGGCCCGCAACTTTGTGGGCAGTTATTTTGACAAGGAACGCCTTGTCACGGTCCAGTATCCCGAGGAGCGCGTCCAGGTTCCCGAGAATTCCCGCACGTTTCCTTTCCTCGTGTTCGATAAGGACAGCGATCCGATCGCCTCGATGCGTTGCGTGGCGTGCAAGATTTGCGAGGTGGAATGCCCGCCACAGTGCATTTACATCGTCATGGATCGCGACGAGAAGGGCAAACCGCAGCAACGCCCGAAGGTGTTCGACATCGATATCAGCGTCTGCATGCAGTGCCAGATTTGCGTGGAGGTCTGCCCGTTCGACGCGATCAAGATGGACAACAATTACGAGAAGTCGCAGTACGGACGTTTCGATGAGCTTGTCGAACATTTGCCCGAACTGCTGAAGTCCAACGAGTTCTATAATAAGATCAAACCGACCGAGGCTTCCGCCGTCGACGCCAAACTGAAAGCTGAAGCGGAAAAGAAGGCGAAGAAGGCAGCACCGGCGGGAGCAAAACCCGCGGCACCAGCGCCCAAGCCGGCCGCTCCCGTAGCGCCGAAGCCCGCGGCAACAGCAGCCCCGACGGCGCGAGTTGCGATTCCAGACGATGCGCCGTTCACGCCCGAGCAGCGCCAGTGGCTCAGCGGATACCTTGCGGCTGTTGCAGGATCTGGTGGCGCAGGCGTTGCGCCTGCAGCCGCAGCCCCAGCCACCGAAGGGCCGGTAGCGCAGGCCGCTGAAGCGGCGCCGGCAACCGAGGCGGCACCCGCTGCCGAAGCACCGGCGGGTGGCTGGCCATGGCACGATCCGGGACTTGGAATGCAGCAGCGGCTTGATTTGGCAAAGGACACACCCATCGCCGACAAGTTGATGGCTGCCATGGCGCAGACTGATTGCCATGCCTGCGGTTACGATTGTCGCGGCTATGCGGATGCGATTGCCACGGGGGCGGAGACCGATTTGTCACTGTGCCTGCCAGGAGAAGCGGAAACTGCCAATATGCTCAAGAAGCTGATGCAGGAGGCAGGGAAGTTGTAA
- a CDS encoding NADH-quinone oxidoreductase subunit D, whose amino-acid sequence MIETQTLEVSIGPQHPSTHGVFRMDCVLDGESVVALKPVMGYLHRNHEQLAERMAWLGSMPYTDRLDYFNSMTNNWAYALAVEKLAGIKVPDRAEYIRVVMAELTRLLNHSCVIGFMLQDLGAWGTPLLYAFRERERILDLFEAVSGSRMMCNYMRFGGVRVNMTDENLATAKDIASRFPRFLDEFEKLLTNNEVLLARTQRVGVLPKELAINAGISGPMARASGVDYDLRKVDKYGVYGRVDFRVPLGEIGDVYDRYYIRVLEMRESIKILQQALRDIPQGPHIAPEVKLRNFKIPPGDGYGRIEGPKGELGFYLVSDEGGKQPYRYHVRPPSFVNLTILEDMCVGHKVADVVVILGSVDIVLGEVDR is encoded by the coding sequence GTGATCGAGACCCAGACGCTGGAGGTTTCCATTGGGCCGCAGCATCCGAGCACCCACGGCGTGTTCCGTATGGACTGCGTGCTGGACGGCGAATCCGTCGTCGCGCTCAAGCCCGTCATGGGTTACCTCCATCGCAATCACGAGCAACTGGCCGAGCGCATGGCCTGGTTGGGATCGATGCCGTACACCGACCGGCTCGATTATTTCAATTCCATGACCAACAACTGGGCGTACGCGCTGGCCGTCGAGAAGCTCGCTGGTATCAAGGTTCCCGACCGCGCCGAGTATATCCGCGTGGTCATGGCGGAACTGACGCGCTTGCTAAACCACTCGTGCGTCATCGGGTTCATGTTGCAGGACCTCGGTGCGTGGGGCACCCCGTTGCTGTACGCCTTCCGCGAACGCGAGCGTATCCTCGATTTGTTTGAAGCCGTGAGCGGCTCGCGCATGATGTGCAATTACATGCGGTTTGGCGGCGTGCGCGTGAACATGACCGATGAAAACCTGGCGACCGCGAAAGATATTGCGTCCCGGTTCCCGCGGTTCCTCGATGAGTTTGAGAAATTGCTCACCAACAACGAGGTCCTGCTCGCCCGCACACAGCGCGTGGGCGTTTTGCCGAAGGAGTTGGCCATTAACGCCGGCATCAGCGGCCCAATGGCCCGCGCCAGCGGTGTGGACTATGATCTTCGCAAGGTCGATAAATACGGCGTATACGGACGCGTTGATTTTCGCGTCCCGCTGGGTGAGATCGGCGATGTATATGACCGCTACTACATTCGCGTGCTCGAGATGCGCGAGAGCATCAAGATCCTGCAGCAGGCCTTGCGCGATATTCCACAGGGCCCGCATATCGCGCCCGAGGTGAAGCTTCGCAATTTCAAAATTCCGCCCGGCGACGGCTACGGCCGCATCGAGGGACCGAAGGGCGAGCTGGGTTTCTATCTCGTCTCGGACGAAGGCGGCAAACAGCCGTACCGCTACCATGTGCGTCCGCCCAGTTTCGTCAACCTGACAATTCTGGAAGACATGTGCGTCGGGCACAAGGTGGCTGACGTTGTGGTCATCCTCGGTAGCGTCGATATCGTGCTCGGGGAGGTGGACCGCTAA
- a CDS encoding NADH-quinone oxidoreductase subunit C produces the protein MEAIEKIKEIAAQAVPGAKIEIINSTPAAQQPALLVDREHIYGVGKFFKEDPRFQMDFCSCVTAVDYPAKADKPGYVEVVYHLYSVAQKQGPIVLKVRAPRELDQCRVPSLTALWRACEFQEREAYDLYGVKFDGHPDLRRILMWDEFTDFPMRKDYVPPPDYEWEPTPHDDTLQRAVQEGGIMPPTAVEELERAKKK, from the coding sequence ATGGAAGCGATTGAGAAAATCAAGGAGATCGCCGCGCAGGCCGTACCAGGCGCGAAGATCGAGATCATCAACTCGACACCGGCGGCGCAGCAGCCAGCGTTGCTCGTGGACCGTGAGCACATCTATGGAGTGGGGAAGTTCTTTAAGGAAGACCCGCGCTTCCAGATGGATTTTTGTTCGTGCGTGACGGCGGTTGATTATCCGGCCAAAGCCGACAAGCCCGGGTATGTCGAGGTCGTTTATCATCTGTACTCCGTGGCGCAGAAGCAGGGACCCATCGTCTTGAAGGTGCGCGCACCGCGTGAACTCGATCAATGTCGTGTGCCGTCACTGACCGCATTGTGGCGCGCGTGTGAATTCCAGGAGCGCGAGGCGTACGACCTGTATGGCGTGAAGTTCGACGGACATCCTGATTTGCGGCGCATCCTGATGTGGGACGAGTTCACTGATTTCCCGATGCGCAAGGATTACGTCCCGCCGCCGGATTACGAGTGGGAGCCGACACCGCACGACGACACGCTGCAACGCGCCGTGCAAGAGGGCGGTATCATGCCCCCGACCGCAGTGGAAGAGCTGGAGAGGGCAAAAAAGAAATGA
- the ndhC gene encoding NADH-quinone oxidoreductase subunit A, producing MDSYTSQYLFIAVFLAVAVAFPLAPLVIARLVAPRRPTPTKNDIYECGLVSKGDAWVQFRVGYYIYALIYVIFAVETVFLYPWAVAFVGLSFGAFIAMMVFVLLLVEGLIYAWAKGALDWKS from the coding sequence ATGGATTCATACACAAGCCAGTACCTGTTTATCGCCGTGTTTCTCGCGGTCGCCGTGGCCTTCCCATTGGCCCCGCTGGTTATCGCGCGCCTTGTCGCGCCGCGCCGTCCGACGCCGACGAAGAATGACATCTACGAGTGCGGTTTGGTCTCCAAGGGCGATGCGTGGGTGCAGTTCCGCGTCGGCTACTACATTTATGCGCTGATCTACGTTATCTTTGCGGTCGAGACGGTGTTCCTGTACCCATGGGCCGTGGCATTTGTCGGACTCAGTTTCGGGGCGTTTATCGCGATGATGGTGTTCGTGTTATTGCTGGTCGAAGGGCTTATTTACGCGTGGGCCAAAGGCGCGCTGGATTGGAAGTCATAG
- a CDS encoding CocE/NonD family hydrolase → MASGMKRTATILALTVLATGAGCASYETTGSPRAALPLPPELQQYYRYQSTEPIVFVHATEEHSDYSVKDVTLFVPGTSEPIQIVWFVPNLPEPRPLILISPIRGSDTIVVDDCARVFASCGYHAAIVKRARSKFDPDGPLSQVEDTLRAAVIRHRRALDWLLVQPGVDPDRVASFGISYGAIIDAALAAVEPRIKIHVIDLAGGPLAGVMRSSDELSLRHSWDCIRRGHDLTGKQVYQDLQDVIRTDPVKLAPYVSRDDVLMLIARFDRSVPTRYQIRLWHALGKPRADFVLLGHYTSILALPAHRLSIMNFFEEKFAEPTQPSAPGGIQAKE, encoded by the coding sequence ATGGCATCCGGGATGAAGAGAACGGCTACGATTTTGGCGCTGACGGTGTTGGCTACGGGGGCGGGTTGCGCATCTTACGAGACTACCGGATCTCCCAGGGCGGCGCTACCGCTGCCGCCGGAACTTCAGCAATACTACCGTTATCAGTCCACCGAACCGATCGTGTTCGTGCATGCCACGGAGGAGCATTCAGATTACTCCGTAAAAGATGTCACGCTCTTCGTGCCCGGGACCTCCGAGCCTATTCAGATCGTCTGGTTCGTGCCAAATCTGCCGGAACCGCGTCCCCTCATCTTGATCTCGCCTATCCGGGGCAGCGACACCATCGTCGTCGACGACTGCGCGCGAGTCTTCGCGAGTTGTGGTTATCACGCGGCCATCGTCAAGCGCGCCCGTTCCAAATTTGACCCGGACGGGCCGCTCTCGCAGGTGGAAGATACGCTTCGTGCCGCTGTAATCCGCCACCGCCGGGCACTGGACTGGTTGCTCGTACAGCCGGGTGTTGACCCGGACCGGGTTGCTTCCTTCGGGATCAGCTACGGCGCAATTATCGACGCAGCTCTTGCCGCTGTAGAGCCGCGCATCAAAATTCATGTTATCGACCTTGCGGGCGGCCCGCTGGCGGGGGTGATGCGTTCCTCCGACGAACTCAGCTTGCGCCATAGCTGGGATTGCATCCGCAGGGGCCATGATCTGACCGGTAAACAGGTCTATCAAGACCTGCAGGATGTCATCCGCACCGACCCGGTCAAATTGGCCCCGTATGTGTCGCGCGATGACGTGCTGATGCTAATTGCGCGTTTTGATCGTTCGGTCCCGACCCGTTACCAAATCAGGCTCTGGCATGCCCTGGGTAAACCGCGCGCTGATTTCGTGCTACTCGGGCATTACACGTCGATCCTGGCGCTTCCCGCGCATCGCCTCAGTATCATGAACTTCTTCGAAGAAAAGTTTGCCGAGCCGACACAACCATCTGCCCCAGGTGGTATTCAAGCGAAAGAGTAG